From Dryobates pubescens isolate bDryPub1 chromosome 22, bDryPub1.pri, whole genome shotgun sequence, the proteins below share one genomic window:
- the LOC104304447 gene encoding proto-oncogene Mas — translation MSNLTTPIFLPTATSQPHGTNHSGAVGKVEPSYAVLKFMESFCLISAACGMVGNGMVLWYLGFRIRRNHFTVYILNLAAADFGYLLCIAIETVQYLMQFNVGVQFGIFLFLDLFMYGTGLYLLTAISIERCLSVLCPIWCRSHRPKCLSGIISGLLWSLSLLLNALGYILCTVRPSARTCHLLLITIGTLDFLFCTPLMLLFSLTLFLRVKCSSQRLQTGRLFTVIMLTVLFFLIFAVPLSVLILFDFLGYKFLYSPEIGFVLSCVNSSLNPVIYFLVGSYRDRRIKFRLRLAFQRAFEDSADDKDERDTRDTMTMSSQDPTMPNTVASALS, via the coding sequence ATGAGTAACTTGACTACACCGATCTTCCTTCCAACGGCAACCAGCCAGCCCCATGGGACTAACCACAGCGGGGCTGTGGGAAAGGTAGAGCCATCCTATGCTGTCCTCAAGTTCATGGAGAGCTTCTGCCTCATCAGTGCTGCCTGTGGGATGGTGGGAAACGGCATGGTCCTGTGGTACCTCGGCTTCCGCATCCGGAGGAACCACTTCACCGTCTACATCCTGAACCTGGCCGCTGCCGACTTTGGCTACCTGCTCTGCATCGCCATCGAGACGGTGCAGTACCTGATGCAGTTCAACGTGGGGGTGCAGTTTGGGATATTCCTCTTCCTGGATCTGTTCATGTATGGGACAGGCTTATACCTCCTGACGGCCATCAGCATTGAGCGCTGCCTCTCTGTCCTCTGTCCGATCTGGTGCCGAAGCCACCGCCCCAAGTGCTTGTCTGGCATCATCTCcggcctgctctggagcctctccttgCTGCTGAATGCACTTGGGTACATCCTGTGCACTGTTCGCCCCTCTGCCAGGACCTGCCACCTTCTGCTCATCACCATTGGAACCTTGGACTTCCTCTTCTGCACGCCCCtcatgctgctcttcagcctgaccCTCTTCCTCCGGGTGAAGTGCAGCTCGCAGCGCCTCCAAACCGGCAGGCTCTTCACTGTCATCATGCTCActgtcctcttcttcctcatttTTGCTGTTCCTCTGAGCGTCCTGATCCTTTTTGACTTCTTGGGCTACAAGTTTCTCTACTCCCCCGAGATCGGCTTTGTGCTGTCCTGCGTCAACAGCAGCCTCAACCCTGTCATTTACTTCCTCGTGGGGAGCTACAGGGATCGAAGAATCAAGTTCAGGCTCAGGTTGGCATTCCAGAGGGCCTTTGAAGATTCAGCAGATGACAAAGATGAAAGGGATACCCGTGACACTATGACTATGTCCTCCCAGGACCCCACCATGCCTAACACAGTAGCATCAGCCCTGAGCTGA
- the LOC104304449 gene encoding mas-related G-protein coupled receptor member X4-like, whose amino-acid sequence MEGTITTVAPLRNLTPEYVDYGKDIDHICFLLLELKAMAVVCMGVSLCGLVGNGLVMQLMDTHGKQNRFTHTITQLAFLDLILLAICFLLMLATLSLPAFCFYESISSYLNVVYFAAVLCQVFGLSSLGLLAALSVERCLDVLFPTWYRHCCPESFSIIVLVMPVGVNILFYFLRILNSTFAGSYAGVIIAICTMFSSLMLVSSLALFIKLQCGSQRRPPGKLNVAVLLSMLFSIALGIPFIVEVSIYLPHSYALFPEITSMTAFLLGSLNSSIKPALYFLMGSCQQCRFQYSFKVAFQRVFEEEATSVNGQVPGDAMVDTSV is encoded by the coding sequence ATGGAGGGGACCATCACAACAGTCGCTCCTCTGAGGAACTTGACTCCTGAATACGTGGACTATGGGAAAGATATTGACCACATCTGCTTTCTATTACTTGAATTGAAGGCAATGGCTGTTGTGTGCATGGGGGTTTCTCTCTGTGGACTTGTGGGGAATGGCTTAGTCATGCAGCTCATGGACACCCATGGGAAGCAGAACCGTTTCACTCACACCATCACACAACTTGCTTTTCTTGACTTAATCCTGCTCGCCATCTGTTTTCTGCTCATGTTGGCTACCTTGAGCTTACCTGCATTTTGTTTTTATGAATCAATTTCATCATACTTAAATGTGGTATATTTTGCTGCAGTTCTGTGCCAGGTGTTtggcctcagcagcctgggtctgctggctgcactgagtGTGGAGCGGTGCCTGGATGTTTTGTTTCCAACTTGGTATCGTCACTGCTGCCCAGAGTCCTTCTCCATCATTGTGCTTGTTATGCCTGTAGGTGTGAATATACTTTTTTATTTCCTGAGGATTCTTAACTCTACCTTTGCTGGAAGCTATGCTGGAGTAATTATTGCCATCTGCACCATGTTTTCATCCCTGATGCTGgtttccagcctggccctgttcATCAAACTCCAATGCGGTTCACAGAGAAGACCCCCAGGGAAACTCAACGTTGCTGTCCTGCTCAGCATGCTCTTCTCCATTGCCCTTGGTATTCCTTTCATTGTAGAGGTTTCCATCTATCTTCCCCATTCATATGCATTATTTCCAGAAATCACATCAATGacagcttttctgctgggctcaCTGAACAGCTCCATCAAACCAGCCCTTTATTTCCTgatgggcagctgccagcagtgccgtTTCCAATATTCCTTCAAAGTCGCCTTCCAAAGAGTGTTTGAAGAGGAAGCCACAAGTGTGAACGGCCAGGTGCCTGGGGATGCCATGGTGGACACCAGTGTCTGA